The following coding sequences are from one Frigoribacterium sp. Leaf415 window:
- a CDS encoding VanZ family protein, translating to MSPNPFGEVPALPIAIPFGIIVFAAQLFLLTRGQRFTWPRATIAAAIAIYAAGIVANTAFPIFLDPAPRSELWSPALALIPFHDYELRDALTNVVVFIPLGILIPLVMRRPSGWKVLLTAAAVSLTIEVLQLVTQKLFSGGHVADINDFIWNTLGGVSGFAIYRALIRVPILSRFMAEFRWHSDHQASDTP from the coding sequence ATGTCTCCCAACCCGTTCGGCGAAGTCCCTGCCCTGCCGATTGCCATTCCCTTCGGCATCATCGTGTTTGCCGCCCAACTGTTTCTCCTGACACGAGGACAGCGATTTACATGGCCGCGGGCTACCATCGCGGCCGCTATCGCCATCTACGCCGCGGGAATCGTCGCAAACACGGCCTTTCCAATTTTCCTCGACCCGGCCCCGCGCAGCGAGTTGTGGTCGCCGGCACTGGCGCTGATTCCGTTCCACGACTACGAACTCCGAGACGCACTCACCAACGTGGTGGTGTTCATCCCGCTGGGCATCCTCATTCCACTCGTCATGCGCCGCCCTTCCGGATGGAAAGTGCTTCTCACCGCGGCGGCGGTCAGCCTGACGATCGAGGTGTTGCAACTTGTCACGCAGAAGCTGTTCTCCGGAGGTCACGTGGCGGACATCAACGACTTCATCTGGAACACCCTCGGTGGTGTCAGCGGATTTGCGATCTATCGAGCGCTGATCCGTGTGCCGATCCTGTCTCGATTCATGGCCGAGTTCCGCTGGCACAGCGATCACCAGGCGTCCGACACCCCCTGA
- a CDS encoding DUF6578 domain-containing protein — MNVTVEIGDWEHECCGEAIERNDMVDLGCSRFQDAGGQVRLIETHHDSRPETHVRGRVVDILVLADDGSTTPILRLPSGAALRGFDDEDDGHLESPWTGALVEEESNHFLIVVKR; from the coding sequence ATGAACGTCACGGTCGAGATCGGTGACTGGGAGCACGAGTGCTGCGGTGAAGCCATCGAGCGCAACGACATGGTCGACCTGGGCTGCAGCCGATTCCAAGACGCCGGCGGACAGGTGCGGTTGATCGAGACCCACCACGACTCCCGCCCTGAAACCCACGTCCGCGGGCGGGTCGTCGACATCCTCGTCCTCGCCGACGACGGTTCGACGACGCCGATCCTCCGACTCCCCAGCGGGGCAGCGCTGCGAGGCTTCGACGACGAAGACGACGGACACCTCGAGTCTCCTTGGACAGGTGCGCTCGTCGAGGAGGAAAGCAACCACTTCCTCATCGTGGTGAAGCGGTAG